The following are from one region of the Sorghum bicolor cultivar BTx623 chromosome 2, Sorghum_bicolor_NCBIv3, whole genome shotgun sequence genome:
- the LOC110433029 gene encoding uncharacterized protein LOC110433029, whose translation MDSEDEFDTFVQNEILESSSSDNGDDLYTAAHIVGEVNDNEPNRRGSIEGHRVLDRDRQSGHSRLFQDYFSDDPTYGPDHFRRRFRMRRHVFVRIMNAVEEHDDYFVQKRNAAGTLGLSCLQKVVAAFRMIAYGVAADATDDYVRIGESTTLESLRRFATAVVEVFGPEYMRLPNEQDTARLLAIGESRGFPGMLGSIDCMHWTWKNCPVAWKGVFRGHKKESTVILEAVASKDLWIWHAFFGMPGSHNDINVLQRSPIFARLAEGEGPQVIYNINGNDYTMGYYLADGIYPSWATFVKTIPEPQGNKKKYFAKAQEACRKDVERAFGVLQARFAIIRQPARVWDEETLAVIMNACVIMHNMIVEDEGIDEDDFNYDDMGEKVKISHARTPELDEFIQNYKNIQDKETHTQLQADLIEHLWQHHPDLYKNIIVE comes from the exons ATGGATTCTGAAGATGAGTTCGATACATTTGTACAGAATGAAATACTTGAGTCCTCATCTTCAGACAATGGGGATGATTTATATACTGCTGCGCACATAGTTGGAGAGGTCAATGACAATGAACCAAATCGTCGAGGATCTATCGAGGGACATCGTGTATTGGATCGAGATAGGCAATCTGGGCACTCCAGACTTTTTCAAGACTATTTCTCAGATGATCCTACATATGGGCCGGACCACTTCAGGCGCAG ATTTCGAATGAGGCGCCATGTGTTTGTTCGTATAATGAATGCGGTTGAGGAGCATGATGACTACTTTGTGCAAAAGAGAAATGCAGCCGGTACCTTAGGACTATCTTGTTTGCAGAAGGTGGTGGCCGCATTTCGGATGATAGCTTATGGTGTAGCAGCTGATGCTACAGATGACTATGTACGAATTGGGGAGAGTACTACTCTAGAAAGTTTGAGAAGGTTTGCCACAGCTGTTGTTGAGGTATTTGGACCTGAGTACATGAGATTGCCtaatgagcaagatactgctagaCTACTTGCAATTGGTGAGAGTAGAGGTTTTCCGGGAATGCTAGGCTCTATAGATTGCATGCATTGGACCTGGAAAAATTGTCCTGTTGCATGGAAAGGTGTATTTCGCGGACACAAAAAGGAGTCTACTGTAATTCTAGAAGCAGTTGCATCTAAAGATCTTTGGATTTGGCATGCATTCTTCGGGATGCCAGGCTCACATAATGATATCAATGTTCTTCAAAGGTCTCCTATATTTGCAAGACTTGCTGAAGGTGAAGGTCCACAGGTCATCTATAACATCAATGGGAACGACTATACAATGGGCTATTATCTTGCAGATGGCATATATCCATCTTGGGCTACATTTGTGAAAACCATACCAGAGCCACAAGGGAACAAGAAGAAATATTTTGCCAAGGCTCAAGAAGCTTGTAGGAAGGATGTTGAACGAGCATTTGGGGTTCTACAAGCTCGTTTTGCTATCATTCGACAGCCAGCTCGTGTGTGGGATGAGGAAACACTTGCAGTTATCATGAATGCTTGTGTCATTATGCATAACATGATTGTCGAGGATGAGGGTATTGACGAAGATGATTTCAATTATGATGATATGGGAGAAAAAGTGAAAATATCCCATGCTCGTACACCTGAACTAGATGAATTCATTCAAAACTACAAGAACATCCAGGACAAGGAAACTCACACACAGCTTCAAGCCGACCTTATTGAGCACTTATGGCAACATCATCCAGATCTATATAAGAATATTATTGTTGAATGA
- the LOC8064677 gene encoding glutathione S-transferase T3, with translation MSLPPRPRGLAPVSGEYSNLAGRASSTMGQFAGGSVPQGSQEFGHVNLGWMENREAGLMQRRVIPSTDFSFQPSRAPSPNQQPQFPFLDASQGVVEELSGAMDSRGYFTGLVENGLGLSGEFENPPPSQEVVAQDEVEAIGKANMKRTKNFTIEEDEQLVKSWLNVSLDPVKGVDQARTTYWKRIHAHFHAHKDFSSDRTQGSLVNRWSGIQHDVNLFAGYLSKIENRNQSGMTIDDKQADALKMFIKEDKHHRQFPYMHCWKLLKGTAKWADRQKQMQTHKTSSKKQKVVANSSPASAPPLLTTATTDDNQHSNNTLQRPPGQKKEKQKLRQHSSIEALDYLLAKRKEADAEKELKKEERCKKAFALQEERIRLEKEKLELQSKQFEFNKKLEEERVMNVDTRHMSIDLQKYYEVLKKDICASRLNN, from the exons ATGTCACTGCCGCCGCGACCTCGTGGTCTGGCACCTGTGAGCGGGGAGTACAGCAACCTGGCCGGGCGGGCATCTTCTACGATGGGCCAATTTGCCGGCGGTTCCGTGCCTCAAGGAAGCCAGGAATTTGGCCATGTGAATCTAGGATGGATGGAAAACAGAGAGGCTGGATTGATGCAGCGTAGAGTGATTCCTTCCACTGACTTCAGTTTCCAGCCATCGCGGGCCCCCTCCCCAAACCAGCAGCCACAATTCCCCTTCCTAGATGCATCACAGGGTGTCGTCGAGGAATTATCTG GTGCCATGGATTCAAGGGGATATTTCACTGGTCTGGTGGAAAATGGCTTAGGTCTTTCTGGTGAGTTTGAAAACCCACCTCCTTCTCAGGAAGTAGTAGCACAAGATGAGGTTGAAGCAATAGGGAAAGCAAACATGAAAAGAACAAAAAACTTCACAATTGAGGAGGATGAACAACTAGTGAAATCATGGCTCAACGTGAGTTTGGATCCAGTAAAAGGTGTGGACCAAGCACGTACCACATATTGGAAACGGATACACGCACATTTCCATGCCCACAAGGATTTCTCATCTGATCGCACACAAGGCTCTTTGGTAAATCGTTGGTCTGGTATACAACATGATGTGAACCTCTTTGCTGGTTATCTTTCCAAGATTGAGAATAGAAATCAAAGTGGCATGACTATCGATGACAAG CAAGCAGATGCATTGAAAATGTTCATTAAAGAAGACAAGCACCATAGGCAATTTCCATACATGCATTGCTGGAAATTATTGAAAGGCACAGCTAAGTGGGCAGATAGGCAGAAGCAGATGCAAACCCATAAGACAAGCAGTAAAAAGCAAAAGGTTGTAGCCAATTCAAGTCCTGCATCAGCTCCTCCATTGTTGACCACTGCTACTACTGATGACAATCAACATTCAAATAATACACTTCAGAGACCTCCAGGGCAAAAGAAGGAGAAGCAAAAGTTACGGCAACATTCTAGCATCGAAGCATTGGATTATCTTTTGGCAAAAAGGAAAGAAGCCGATGCAGAAAAGGAGTTGAAGAAAGAGGAGAGgtgcaagaaagcctttgcgtTGCAGGAAGAAAGAATCAGGTTGGAGAAAGAAAAACTTGAGTTACAAAGCAAACAATTTGAGTTCAACAAGAAACTAGAAGAAGAGAGGGTTATGAATGTCGACACAAGGCACATGAGTATTGACCTACAAAAGTACTACGAAGTGCTCAAGAAAGACATATGTGCAAGTCGCCTAAATAATTAG
- the LOC110433157 gene encoding uncharacterized protein LOC110433157 — protein sequence MDSEDEFDTFVQNEILESSSSDNGDDLYTATHIVGEVNDNEPNRRGSIEGHRVLDRDRQSGHSRLFQDYFSDDPTYGPDHFRRRFRMRRHVFVRIMNAVEEHDDYFVQKRNAAGTLGLSCLQKVVAAFRMIAYGVAADATDDYVRIGESTTLESLRRFATAVVEVFGPEYMRLPNEQDTARLLAIGESRGFPGMLGSIDCMHWT from the exons ATGGATTCTGAAGATGAGTTCGATACATTTGTACAGAATGAAATACTTGAGTCCTCATCTTCAGACAATGGGGATGATTTATATACTGCTACGCACATAGTTGGAGAGGTCAATGACAATGAACCAAATCGTCGAGGATCTATCGAGGGACATCGTGTATTGGATCGAGATAGGCAATCTGGGCACTCCAGACTTTTTCAAGACTATTTCTCAGATGATCCTACATATGGGCCGGACCACTTCAGGCGCAG ATTTCGAATGAGGCGCCATGTGTTTGTTCGTATAATGAATGCGGTTGAGGAGCATGATGACTACTTTGTGCAAAAGAGAAATGCAGCCGGTACCTTAGGACTATCTTGTTTGCAGAAGGTGGTGGCCGCATTTCGGATGATAGCTTATGGTGTAGCAGCTGATGCTACAGATGACTATGTACGAATTGGGGAGAGTACTACTCTAGAAAGTTTGAGAAGGTTTGCCACAGCTGTTGTTGAGGTATTTGGACCTGAGTACATGAGATTGCCtaatgagcaagatactgctagaCTACTTGCAATTGGTGAGAGTAGAGGTTTTCCGGGAATGCTAGGCTCTATAGATTGCATGCATTGGACCTAG
- the LOC110432708 gene encoding uncharacterized protein LOC110432708, with the protein MKMRMGAHDLKFKQLRKVLKEQKARLYIIRRCVAMLITWHD; encoded by the coding sequence atgaagatgaggatggGTGCTCATGATCTCAAATTCAAGCAGCTCAGGAAGGTGCTGAAGGAGCAGAAGGCCAGGCTCTACATCATCCGCCGATGTGTAGCCATGCTCATAACCTGGCATGATTGA